The Haematobia irritans isolate KBUSLIRL chromosome 1, ASM5000362v1, whole genome shotgun sequence DNA segment GTGGATTTTATGGTGCAGTGACCTACAATTCGTATacctagattttttttaataactacAATACACTTTCCTTTAGCCGCAACAGAAATAAATCAATTATCTTCGTCACATATTTGGTGTCTCTTGCAACAATCGGTGTATGGAGCATCCACGTTAATAAAATCTCCAAATTTGCAATTTGGCATTGGGGCCTCAGAACCACAGCTAAAAAGttgaaatattgttttcaaaaatcctGAATCGATTAGCATCACAAAGAACTTACGTATATATCGTTCCATAGCCATTAGTTCCTCCACATTTGAATTTAAGACATTCTCCTTTAGGTTTACCCTCCTCTCCGGGCGATAAAATTAATCCTTTATAAACACATTTTCCGGGATGCCCTAAATAAAATTCCACAAGAGAAGAAGTTAAAGATGTTatatgcaattttctatagttacccGAATGTTATCGAATGTTTACCTGGATCTGAGAAAAATCCTGAAGCTACACCACAAAATCCGTGATGaaataaagaaaccaaaaataaaatgcaaataagGAATTTCATGTTGAATGATGAATAgatgaaatttaattaataaaatttctatgaaacttcCATCTTATCTTAAGTCACAATGCCTGTATTTTTCTGTATATAGTATAAGGGGCAATGAGTCAGGGGTTATCGTTTATGGTCTAACATTAGAAGCATAATTTatgtttgaatcaaaaaaaaaatgttcacatttgaatttaataagaattgcaattaaaaatttggtaaataataGAAACTATAGTTCACATAAATTAATGTACCATTACGTCCAATAATGCCGAATGCTTGGGAATAATGTCTTGCCATTAACGAAGGATTTATCTTACCACACACCACTATTTTATGAGTAGTtcgatgcaccctcaaaaaaaaaaaaaaacgcttctgtaacatattccccaaacacattctgcttcaagcatatatattttcaggattggtccaaataaggtattgtttgtattgttcaaacatattatatttttcctCAGGCATACTccgatagaaaaaattttaatgaaattttctttgtgtatatatatttttaaggcgccaattggttacttccattcttttacttgcagcatactaggAATAatggcagtccgatatttcagactcacttagactattcactccattgtgatacttgcagcatactctctctgtctctctttttaaacacatatatgtttataggctacttCTAAAttgatatatgtttgcatccaaacatattatatttacaaacataatatgttctgacatattaacatatatatcccaaacatattatgctagtttatgaacattatatgcttgcacttaaaaataatgagttcaaaacacataatttttacacctaaaCATATTAAAAAGAGTATTTTTCTTCCGTGTGGAGAGCGACAAatttaacacattttctataccCACTacaatagaatggtgacgggtgtataataagtttgtcactccgtttgtaacacatcgaaatatcgatttccgactacataaactatatatattcttgatcatggagaaattctaagacgatataagaatgtccgtccgtccgtctacctgtctgttgtaatcacgctacagccttcaataatgacacTGTCGTCCTGaaagatgggctacatcggtccaagttttcatatagtcccaatataaaccgacctcccgatttggggtcttggatttataaaagccgtagtttttatccaatttgcctgaaattggaaatttagaggtattttaggaacataaaaaggtgtgccggaaATGGTGCCTATGCCTCCATGTTTTAATAAATATGTTAAATAGAGAGActggtcccagcaaaaaaaaaaaccgaggcgtagccaaaaaatcaaaaaatgctctttttggatccggaaatattgcaaatttggctcagaagcaaagaattttacatgggcttgtcatagggtggAAGTCACCTTTTTAAGTATCCGCTACATTGTTTTTGAATTAGTTCTTCAGATGTGATTCTATTTCAGTATTTTGGATTtcattttaaaacaagtaagtaaagtagaaagtcgggcggggccgactatataataccctaatccaccattacagaattagtaatcataagcatttgtggggtaacatataggtctgggagataaaccgcagttgcatatttaagaaaattaaggggtatatgtctatgggtgctttgtgtcaatctgactatagctcatagtcaatgttgccagggaaaatgttcggtttaccctacaaggacaaaaaaaagttccctactttcctatacattcccaaacaattttccctactatatttttcgttaaatttaaaaaaaattccaaaacaaaaatggttctaagtacaacgtctataacttagaatataaatttgtattacgaccacggttgccacagttggtagaattctacccaaattagtaatctttcttgttaaatctttttaaaaataaaattttggaaaaagtttctataaacaaatttttgtgagaaatttttctatagaaataaaattttgacaataaattctatagaaataaaattgtgagacaaaattccatagaaataaaattttgagaaaattttttatagaaataatattttgaaaaaaaaattctatagaaatacaattttgacaaaattttctacaggaataaagtttaccacacattgttaaagatcaagccttgccttacaaattgtgttgagtgaaaatatcgtacattgtggccctacgtccctacaagacgctaaatattagaaaaacgctacatatagggaatttcccctacttctagcaacactgcctgtgttgatattgcacctacggagttagtatgccactaggttaggtggcagcccgatgtatcaggctcacttagactattcagtccattgtgataccacattggtgaacttggtatgccactaatattgagcccattattaaaaaagagaaaatcgttaaattagtgtgggtaataaatccaaatttgtaaaaatcgagcaatattcttatgtaagagctacaagtacgtataagtacgatcggcttgtacatcaaaatttgaaatttgagtaacattggttaataaataagagtactatggccaaatttggaagctatatctaagggcattttcgtttcgcaaaaaaaatgttgccttggtgttacactactttttccctcattgtgttttcgcccaaatgatagtgtcattccaaagttattattaattcacaACATTTTGAGGGGTACAGGAACCAAaatttatgacagtgtccttcatatgtggtaataaatttcgagaatgttgcacctttttcccaatcgaaatcgccataaatctgacccaatttgcataatattttgcgggtttgattaataccacaaaaggttatcttgtgcaagatttgagtaagatcagttaagaaatgaggcctgtatggtcaaacataaggttattagcgtcgaatttttcaaaatcgggtgatacatatatgggagctatatctacatctgaaccgatttcgatgaaattttgcacatatatttagtactatagaggactggatctagccaacttttagtaagatcggttaataaataagggttttatggccaaatttagaaaaaaatcgtacaaaaattggtccatatcagtccacttttacgtatagcccccatataaacggatccccaaatttggcttacgattgctctaagagaagcaaatttcatccgatccggctgaaatttggtacatggtgttagtatacgatctataacaaccatgcaaaaattggtccatatcggtccataattatatatagcccctatataaaccgatccccagatttgaactccggagccacttggacgagcaaaattcatccgatccagttgaaatttgcaacgtggtgttaatatatggcctctaataaccatgccaaaattggtccatatcggtgtatagttatatatagccgatctccaatcacacaaaaattggtccatatcggttcataatcatgcttgccactcgagcaaaaataatctagcaaaattggtcgaaattttattcctatagaaaattttgtcaaaattttatttctgtagaaaatgttgtcaaaattttaattctatagagaatgttgtcaaaattttaaatcttttgaaaatttagtaaaaattttatttctaaagaaaattttgtcaaaatgttatttctatagaaaattttgttcaaatcgtatttctatagaaaattttgtacaaattttactttgacaaaataaaattttgttgtcaaaattttattaacgtatatacttgttgatagTATGGAGGTTGGAACGTTTAATATTTCCAAAAGTTTGATAAATAATTCCAAAGCGAGTCATAgcaatcacattttttttt contains these protein-coding regions:
- the LOC142219659 gene encoding uncharacterized protein LOC142219659, with amino-acid sequence MKFLICILFLVSLFHHGFCGVASGFFSDPGHPGKCVYKGLILSPGEEGKPKGECLKFKCGGTNGYGTIYTCGSEAPMPNCKFGDFINVDAPYTDCCKRHQICDEDN